Proteins encoded in a region of the Corallococcus caeni genome:
- a CDS encoding four-helix bundle copper-binding protein codes for MANAEAMRSKDELRECIDNCLACHRVCMETLADGLQRGGKHAEPKHLRLLMDCADICETSARFMLRGSDLHSRTCFACAEVCAACATACEKLGDEGLMKSCAEACRRCEESCRKMSGGVMPQPINPEAAQRAADLPA; via the coding sequence ATGGCGAACGCCGAGGCGATGCGAAGCAAGGACGAGCTGCGCGAGTGCATCGACAACTGCCTGGCCTGTCACCGCGTCTGCATGGAGACGCTGGCGGACGGTCTCCAGCGGGGAGGCAAGCACGCCGAGCCGAAGCACCTCCGGCTGCTGATGGACTGCGCGGACATCTGCGAGACGAGCGCGCGCTTCATGCTGCGGGGCTCCGACCTGCACTCGCGCACCTGCTTCGCCTGCGCGGAGGTGTGCGCCGCCTGCGCGACCGCCTGCGAGAAGCTGGGCGACGAGGGGCTGATGAAGTCCTGCGCGGAGGCGTGCCGCCGCTGCGAGGAGTCCTGCCGGAAGATGAGCGGCGGGGTGATGCCGCAGCCCATCAACCCGGAGGCCGCCCAGCGCGCCGCCGACCTGCCCGCCTGA
- a CDS encoding PLP-dependent cysteine synthase family protein has protein sequence MRPPCRPLPADGRFLQAVGPTPLVPVRLDPEGPTIWCKLEFLNPSGSTKDRIARYMLEKAWRLGELCPGGDVVEASSGSTSIAMALASAQMGCRFTAVMPEGVTEERLIAIRAYGGEVELVPRSEGIRGAIARAAAMAKERGGYAPRQFENPDNAEAHRVWTGQEILAQVPGGLVHGVVSGVGTGGTIVGLYQAFAEAGCPVTPFVARPISGLGCDIECCSFSARVPGVVDGLSRLYREADMPGRVELDVSDDLAMRTARALIRRGFPVGPSSGLNYAAAVEAAKRLGPQAQVVTVFPDRMERYFSTELVQPRPTPAPASKAS, from the coding sequence ATGCGCCCTCCCTGCCGCCCGCTACCCGCTGATGGCCGCTTCCTCCAGGCCGTGGGGCCCACGCCGCTGGTGCCCGTGCGGCTGGACCCGGAAGGCCCCACCATCTGGTGCAAGCTGGAGTTCCTCAACCCCAGTGGGTCCACCAAGGATCGCATCGCCCGGTACATGCTGGAGAAGGCGTGGCGGCTGGGGGAGCTGTGCCCGGGCGGCGACGTGGTGGAAGCATCCAGCGGCTCCACCAGCATCGCCATGGCGCTGGCGAGCGCGCAGATGGGGTGCCGCTTCACGGCGGTGATGCCGGAGGGCGTGACGGAGGAGCGGCTCATCGCCATCCGCGCCTACGGCGGCGAGGTGGAGCTGGTGCCGCGCTCGGAGGGCATCCGGGGCGCCATCGCGCGGGCGGCGGCCATGGCGAAGGAGCGCGGCGGCTACGCGCCCCGCCAGTTCGAGAACCCCGACAACGCGGAGGCGCACCGCGTGTGGACGGGACAGGAAATCCTGGCGCAGGTGCCGGGCGGCCTGGTGCACGGCGTGGTGAGCGGCGTGGGCACGGGCGGCACCATCGTGGGGCTGTACCAGGCGTTCGCGGAAGCCGGCTGTCCGGTGACGCCCTTCGTGGCGCGGCCCATCTCCGGGCTGGGCTGCGACATCGAGTGTTGCAGCTTCAGCGCGCGCGTACCGGGCGTGGTGGACGGCCTGTCGCGGCTGTACCGCGAGGCGGACATGCCGGGCCGGGTGGAGCTGGACGTGTCGGACGACCTGGCCATGCGCACCGCGCGGGCGCTCATCCGCCGGGGCTTCCCGGTGGGCCCGTCCTCCGGCCTCAACTACGCGGCGGCGGTGGAGGCGGCGAAGCGGCTGGGCCCGCAGGCCCAGGTGGTGACGGTGTTCCCGGACCGCATGGAGCGCTACTTCTCCACGGAGCTCGTGCAGCCCCGGCCCACGCCCGCCCCCGCGTCCAAGGCCAGCTGA
- a CDS encoding GNAT family N-acetyltransferase, which yields MTASLVFPELTAITSRDAASGFRCEEEALSRYFQQQATQQGRREENRTWVIHRPDGRPDLPSVLGFYTLTWIQLERSSLPEPVTRRLPDYPIRAILIGRLARDERCKGMGIGEHLLDDAHRRALRVNAEIGGLVVVVDAKNARAAAFYEAHDYTVLIRAGSATIAWPQRYFVKMEDLRATYAGT from the coding sequence ATGACGGCCTCCCTCGTGTTTCCTGAGCTCACGGCCATCACCAGCAGGGACGCCGCGAGTGGCTTCCGCTGCGAGGAAGAGGCACTCAGCCGCTACTTCCAACAACAGGCCACGCAGCAGGGACGGCGCGAAGAGAACCGGACCTGGGTCATCCATCGTCCCGACGGACGACCCGACCTGCCGTCCGTGCTTGGCTTCTACACGCTCACTTGGATCCAACTGGAGCGCAGCAGCCTGCCCGAGCCCGTCACCCGGCGGCTTCCGGACTATCCGATTCGCGCCATCCTCATCGGGCGCCTTGCTCGCGACGAGCGGTGCAAGGGCATGGGCATCGGGGAGCACCTGCTCGATGACGCCCACCGCAGGGCCTTGCGCGTCAATGCGGAGATTGGAGGGCTCGTCGTCGTCGTGGACGCGAAGAACGCGCGCGCCGCGGCGTTCTACGAGGCGCATGACTACACGGTCCTCATCCGCGCAGGATCAGCGACCATAGCGTGGCCTCAACGCTACTTCGTGAAGATGGAGGACTTGCGAGCGACGTACGCGGGAACGTGA
- a CDS encoding aromatic ring-hydroxylating oxygenase subunit alpha, with product MNAREEGRAPGASPSHISVVRLPHSWFILCTSRELGDKPLARTLQGTPLVLFRGEGGRPGALVDRCPHRNVPLSLGRVKEGQLECGYHGWRFDTGGQCRLIPGLVGEPEARSRCAASHATREQDGFVWVYSTPGVEPTTEPFRFPLLDAADYTTVRRVLRAPGSLHAVLENTLDVPHTAFLHGGLFRTAEKKNEIDVVVRRSADRVEAEYLGEPAPKGLVGKLLAPGGQVVQHFDRFLMPSIAQVEYRIGDKSHILVTSAMTPVGDWDTLVYAVVTFKLPVPRWLLKAALPFVLPVGLHIFGQDARILEKQTDSIRRFGTEAYASTEIDVLGPSILRLMRAQERERTAPPPDTVHETRVRMRT from the coding sequence ATGAATGCCCGCGAGGAGGGGCGCGCCCCGGGCGCGTCCCCCAGTCACATCTCCGTCGTCCGGCTTCCCCACTCCTGGTTCATCCTCTGCACGTCGCGTGAGCTGGGGGACAAGCCGCTCGCGCGCACCCTCCAGGGCACGCCCCTGGTGCTCTTCCGGGGCGAGGGCGGCAGGCCCGGCGCCCTGGTGGACCGCTGCCCGCACCGCAACGTGCCCCTGTCGCTGGGGCGCGTGAAGGAGGGGCAGCTGGAGTGCGGCTACCACGGGTGGCGCTTCGACACCGGAGGCCAGTGCCGGCTCATCCCGGGCCTCGTGGGTGAGCCCGAGGCCCGCTCCCGCTGCGCCGCGTCCCACGCGACGCGCGAGCAGGACGGCTTCGTCTGGGTCTACTCCACGCCCGGCGTGGAGCCCACCACGGAGCCCTTCCGCTTCCCGCTGCTGGACGCGGCGGACTACACCACCGTGCGCCGGGTGCTGCGCGCGCCGGGGTCGCTGCACGCGGTGCTGGAGAACACGCTGGACGTGCCGCACACGGCCTTCCTCCACGGCGGCCTGTTCCGCACCGCGGAGAAGAAGAACGAAATCGACGTGGTGGTGCGCAGGAGCGCGGACCGCGTGGAGGCGGAGTACCTGGGCGAGCCCGCGCCCAAGGGGCTCGTGGGGAAGCTGCTCGCGCCGGGCGGCCAGGTGGTGCAGCACTTCGACCGCTTCCTGATGCCCTCCATCGCGCAGGTGGAGTACCGCATCGGGGACAAGAGCCACATCCTGGTCACCTCCGCCATGACGCCGGTGGGGGACTGGGACACGCTCGTGTACGCGGTGGTGACGTTCAAGCTGCCCGTGCCGCGCTGGCTGCTCAAGGCCGCGCTGCCCTTCGTGCTGCCCGTGGGCCTGCACATCTTCGGGCAGGACGCGCGCATCCTGGAGAAGCAGACGGACTCCATCCGCCGCTTCGGCACGGAGGCCTACGCCTCCACCGAAATCGACGTGCTGGGGCCCAGCATCCTGCGCCTGATGCGCGCCCAGGAGCGCGAGCGCACCGCCCCGCCCCCGGACACCGTGCACGAGACGCGCGTGCGCATGCGCACGTGA
- a CDS encoding PAS domain-containing protein, with protein sequence MSSSSASNFATEALNPDGFLVLRPEGDGPEAPDDFLCEYANPAAQALLGDGLKDALFLATRRTWGGLRAAWGMTLATGLRSEQWLHWDTGSRVHTLRVRAARAREGRLYVWLTEQPRELHAPPGTMSGQAPCTKDTSHQRPGEESPRHASALFQAVMQGSTDAIYTKNLEGQYTRINAAGAQLMGLRVEEVVGRTDAELWPAEARANVAHDREVMAFRRTLTYEEAQSGQPGRVWLSTKGVLRDEQGRVFGLFGISRDITERKRMEEALHQNEARLQQALRAASVTLFDLRMPEGLLRWGPGAEGLLGQPSLPAEEPLTALLARLHPEDRMTVAARLASSTRPLVKLALDFRVVGARGEVRRLTLWGEAHAGDAREQRIIGVLVDMTQRPLAPPSGVAA encoded by the coding sequence ATGTCCTCGTCCTCCGCGTCGAACTTCGCGACTGAAGCGCTCAACCCCGATGGATTCCTCGTGCTGCGGCCGGAAGGGGATGGGCCGGAAGCGCCCGACGACTTCCTCTGCGAGTACGCCAACCCCGCCGCGCAGGCCTTGCTGGGGGACGGGCTGAAGGATGCGCTGTTCCTCGCCACACGGCGGACCTGGGGAGGCCTGCGCGCGGCGTGGGGGATGACGCTCGCCACGGGCCTGCGCTCGGAACAGTGGCTCCACTGGGACACGGGCTCCAGGGTGCACACACTGCGCGTCCGGGCCGCGCGCGCCCGGGAGGGACGGCTGTACGTCTGGTTGACCGAGCAGCCCCGGGAACTCCATGCGCCCCCGGGCACGATGTCCGGGCAGGCCCCGTGCACGAAGGACACCTCGCACCAGCGCCCCGGCGAGGAGTCCCCGCGGCACGCGAGCGCCCTGTTCCAGGCGGTGATGCAGGGCTCCACCGACGCCATCTACACGAAGAACCTGGAGGGCCAGTACACGCGCATCAACGCGGCGGGCGCGCAGCTGATGGGCCTCAGGGTGGAGGAGGTGGTGGGCCGCACCGACGCGGAGCTGTGGCCCGCCGAGGCCCGCGCCAACGTGGCCCATGACCGGGAGGTCATGGCCTTCCGCAGGACGCTCACCTACGAGGAGGCGCAGTCCGGCCAGCCGGGCCGGGTGTGGCTGTCCACCAAGGGCGTGCTGCGGGACGAACAGGGCCGGGTGTTCGGCCTGTTCGGCATCAGCCGGGACATCACCGAGCGCAAGCGGATGGAGGAGGCCCTGCACCAGAACGAGGCGCGGCTCCAGCAGGCCCTCCGCGCCGCGTCCGTGACGCTGTTCGACCTGCGGATGCCGGAGGGGCTCCTGCGCTGGGGCCCCGGCGCGGAGGGGCTCCTGGGCCAGCCCTCCCTGCCCGCCGAGGAGCCGCTGACGGCGCTGCTGGCTCGGCTGCACCCGGAGGACCGGATGACCGTGGCCGCACGGCTGGCATCCTCCACCCGGCCCCTGGTGAAGCTGGCGCTCGACTTCCGCGTGGTGGGCGCGCGAGGCGAGGTGCGGCGGCTGACGCTGTGGGGCGAGGCCCACGCCGGGGACGCGCGGGAGCAGCGGATCATCGGCGTGCTGGTGGACATGACCCAGCGGCCCCTCGCGCCGCCGTCCGGGGTGGCCGCGTAG
- a CDS encoding DUF2378 family protein → MVPSEKQIFAQSVEALFVRALGPYLTRDGRQKLKAAGLNLSEPLRPHYSLDQWRLFLDVAARDVFPGQPLEAAYLELGARYLKGFQQTSVGRASMQLVTHLGPRKTLERVPYNLRAGNNFNEVRVEELSGEDATLWVKDVLADNPFFACGFLAETLRASGAGSPEVKPIAFDGTAATYRLTWSQAKSQRPAGTLAPVRRLYG, encoded by the coding sequence ATGGTCCCATCCGAAAAGCAAATCTTCGCCCAGAGCGTGGAAGCCCTCTTCGTGCGTGCGCTGGGGCCGTACCTCACGCGGGACGGACGCCAGAAGCTGAAGGCCGCGGGCCTGAACCTCTCCGAGCCGCTGCGCCCCCACTACTCGCTGGACCAGTGGCGGCTCTTCCTGGACGTGGCGGCGCGGGACGTCTTCCCCGGCCAGCCCCTGGAGGCGGCCTACCTGGAGCTGGGCGCCCGCTACCTGAAGGGCTTCCAGCAGACGTCCGTGGGGCGGGCGAGCATGCAGCTCGTGACGCACCTGGGGCCGCGCAAGACGCTGGAGCGCGTGCCGTACAACCTGCGCGCGGGCAACAACTTCAACGAGGTCCGGGTGGAGGAGCTGTCCGGGGAGGACGCCACCCTGTGGGTGAAGGACGTGCTGGCGGACAACCCCTTCTTCGCCTGCGGGTTCCTCGCGGAGACGCTGCGCGCGTCGGGCGCGGGCTCACCGGAGGTGAAGCCCATCGCCTTCGACGGGACGGCGGCGACGTACCGGCTGACGTGGTCGCAGGCGAAGTCGCAGCGGCCCGCGGGCACGCTGGCGCCGGTGCGCCGGCTCTATGGGTAG
- a CDS encoding heavy metal translocating P-type ATPase has product MTHPHSHSHSAPSPQPPPHATEGGPAIDPVCGMEVDPRAPKGGSWEHDGHTWFFCGQKCRQRFQADPGHFFQPRTPPPPAPPGAVYVCPMDPEVRQDAPGACPKCGMALEPEAPPALQTRVEYTCPMHPEVVRDGPGTCPKCGMALEPRTVTVEEPPDPELRSMTRRFWVGLALSVPLMLLGMSDMLPGQPVQHALSPAALVWAQFALATPVVLWVGAPFFQRGLASVRNRHLNMFTLIALGAGAAYVFSVAATLFPHLLPQGARTGHGGTAPVYYEAAAIILTLVALGQVLELRARHATSGALRALLSLAPAMARHISDDGHEEDVPLSQVHVGWRLRVLPGGKVPVDGEVLEGASAVDESLVTGEPVPVEKGPGAKVTGGTVNGTGTLVMRAERVGQDTLLSRIVQRVAEAQRTRAPIQRLADRVAGIFVPAVIAVAVVTAAVWAVWGPEPRLAHALVNAVAVLIIACPCALGLATPMSVMVGTGQGARMGVLIRDAAALERMAAVDTLVVDKTGTLTEGKPRLVTVEPVPGVDASGLLRQAASLERGSEHPLAAALVAGARERGVSPAGVEGFQAVPGQGVRGRVDGREVALGNAALMRSLGVEVEALTERAEALRHEGQTVVLVSVDGRAAGLLGVEDPVKPSTPEALARLRAEGLRVVMLTGDSPTTAHAVARRLGITEVIAGVQPDAKGDAVKALQAQGRVVAMAGDGVNDAPALARADVGIAMGTGTDIAMESAGVTLVKGDLRGIARARALSQAVLRNIRQNLFFAFVYNLLGVPLAAGVLYPVLGLLLSPLFASAAMSLSSVSVIGNALRLRRLEF; this is encoded by the coding sequence ATGACGCACCCCCATTCCCACTCTCATTCCGCCCCTTCGCCCCAGCCGCCCCCCCACGCCACGGAGGGAGGGCCGGCCATCGACCCCGTGTGCGGCATGGAGGTGGACCCGCGCGCCCCCAAGGGCGGCAGCTGGGAGCACGACGGCCACACCTGGTTCTTCTGCGGGCAGAAGTGCCGCCAGCGCTTCCAGGCGGACCCCGGGCACTTTTTCCAGCCCCGGACGCCGCCACCCCCGGCCCCGCCGGGCGCCGTGTACGTGTGCCCCATGGATCCGGAGGTGCGCCAGGACGCGCCGGGGGCCTGCCCGAAGTGCGGCATGGCGCTGGAGCCGGAGGCTCCGCCCGCCCTCCAGACGCGCGTCGAGTACACCTGCCCGATGCACCCGGAGGTGGTGCGCGACGGGCCGGGCACCTGCCCGAAGTGCGGCATGGCGCTGGAGCCGCGCACGGTGACGGTGGAGGAGCCGCCGGACCCGGAGCTGCGCTCGATGACGCGGCGGTTCTGGGTGGGGCTGGCCCTGAGCGTGCCGCTGATGCTGCTGGGCATGTCGGACATGCTGCCGGGCCAGCCGGTGCAGCACGCGCTGTCGCCCGCGGCGCTCGTGTGGGCGCAGTTCGCGCTGGCGACGCCGGTGGTGCTGTGGGTGGGGGCGCCGTTCTTCCAGCGGGGCCTGGCGTCGGTGCGCAACCGGCACCTGAACATGTTCACGCTCATCGCGCTGGGCGCGGGCGCGGCGTACGTCTTCAGCGTGGCGGCCACGCTGTTCCCGCACCTGCTGCCGCAAGGCGCGCGCACGGGGCACGGCGGCACCGCGCCCGTGTACTACGAGGCCGCCGCCATCATCCTCACGCTGGTGGCGCTGGGGCAGGTGCTGGAGCTGCGCGCCCGCCACGCGACGTCCGGCGCGCTGCGGGCCCTGCTGTCGCTGGCCCCCGCCATGGCCAGGCACATCTCGGACGACGGCCACGAGGAGGACGTGCCGCTGTCCCAGGTGCACGTGGGGTGGCGCCTGCGCGTGCTCCCCGGCGGCAAGGTGCCGGTGGACGGCGAGGTGCTGGAGGGCGCGAGCGCGGTGGACGAGTCGCTCGTCACCGGAGAGCCCGTGCCGGTGGAGAAGGGGCCGGGCGCGAAGGTGACGGGCGGTACGGTGAACGGCACGGGCACGCTGGTGATGCGCGCGGAGCGCGTGGGCCAGGACACGCTCCTGTCGCGCATCGTCCAGCGCGTGGCCGAGGCGCAGCGCACCCGCGCGCCCATCCAGCGGCTGGCGGACCGCGTGGCCGGCATCTTCGTGCCCGCGGTCATCGCGGTGGCGGTGGTGACGGCCGCGGTGTGGGCGGTGTGGGGCCCGGAGCCCAGGCTCGCGCACGCGCTGGTGAACGCGGTGGCGGTGTTGATCATCGCCTGCCCGTGCGCGCTGGGCCTGGCCACGCCCATGTCCGTGATGGTGGGGACGGGGCAGGGCGCGCGCATGGGCGTGCTCATCCGCGACGCGGCGGCGCTGGAGCGGATGGCGGCGGTGGACACGCTGGTGGTGGACAAGACGGGCACGCTGACGGAGGGCAAGCCGCGCCTCGTGACGGTGGAGCCCGTGCCGGGCGTGGACGCCTCCGGACTCCTGCGCCAGGCCGCGAGCCTGGAGCGCGGCAGCGAGCACCCGCTGGCCGCCGCCCTGGTCGCGGGCGCCCGGGAGCGGGGCGTGTCCCCTGCCGGCGTGGAGGGCTTCCAGGCCGTGCCAGGGCAGGGCGTCCGGGGCCGCGTGGACGGCCGCGAAGTGGCGCTGGGCAACGCGGCGCTGATGCGGAGCCTGGGCGTGGAGGTGGAGGCGCTGACGGAGCGCGCGGAGGCGCTGCGCCACGAAGGCCAGACGGTGGTGCTGGTGTCGGTGGACGGCCGCGCGGCGGGGCTGCTGGGCGTGGAGGACCCGGTGAAGCCGTCCACGCCGGAGGCCCTGGCGCGGCTCAGGGCGGAGGGCCTGCGCGTGGTGATGCTGACGGGCGACAGTCCGACGACGGCGCACGCGGTGGCGCGCAGGCTGGGCATCACGGAGGTCATCGCGGGCGTGCAGCCGGACGCGAAGGGCGACGCGGTCAAGGCGCTGCAGGCCCAGGGGCGCGTGGTGGCCATGGCGGGCGACGGCGTGAACGACGCGCCGGCGCTCGCGAGGGCGGACGTGGGCATCGCCATGGGGACGGGCACGGACATCGCCATGGAGAGCGCGGGCGTGACGCTGGTGAAGGGCGACCTGCGGGGCATCGCGAGGGCACGCGCGCTGAGCCAGGCCGTGCTGCGCAACATCCGGCAGAACCTCTTCTTCGCCTTCGTCTACAACCTGTTGGGCGTGCCGCTGGCGGCGGGCGTGCTGTATCCCGTCCTGGGGCTGCTCCTGAGCCCGCTGTTCGCGAGCGCGGCGATGAGCCTCTCGTCGGTGTCCGTCATCGGCAACGCCCTGCGGTTGCGGCGCCTGGAGTTCTAG
- a CDS encoding pirin family protein produces MNWDEDLQGREPPPSLETLIVPRVRDLGDGFHVRRALPSARRRMVGPFIFLDQMGPADFDPGRGLDVRPHPHIGLSTVTYLFQGEILHRDSLGFVQPIRPGAVNWMTAGQGIAHSERTAPDTRAAGGRLFGIQAWVALPKQHEEVAPAFVHHPADTLPVIDGEGIHLTVIAGQVHGGKSPVRAHSDLFYADAKLEAGARLKLSAEYEERGLYLVEGTLDVEGTRFQPGELLVFKPGSEIVLKAESSARMMLLGGEPMDGPRYLFWNFVSSSKERLEAAKADWKEGRFAPVPKETEFIPLPPDDPPAPVRYP; encoded by the coding sequence ATGAACTGGGATGAAGACCTGCAGGGCCGTGAGCCCCCGCCCTCGCTGGAGACGCTCATCGTCCCGCGCGTGCGCGACCTGGGCGACGGCTTCCACGTGCGCCGCGCCCTGCCCTCCGCGCGCCGCCGCATGGTCGGCCCCTTCATCTTCCTGGACCAGATGGGCCCCGCGGACTTCGACCCCGGCCGCGGCCTGGACGTGCGCCCGCATCCGCACATCGGCCTGTCCACCGTCACCTACCTCTTCCAGGGCGAAATCCTCCACCGCGACTCGCTGGGCTTCGTGCAGCCCATCCGCCCCGGCGCCGTGAACTGGATGACCGCCGGCCAGGGCATCGCCCACTCGGAGCGCACCGCCCCGGACACGCGCGCCGCCGGCGGCCGCCTCTTCGGCATCCAGGCCTGGGTGGCCCTCCCCAAGCAACATGAGGAGGTCGCCCCCGCCTTCGTCCACCACCCCGCGGACACGCTCCCCGTCATCGACGGCGAGGGCATCCACCTCACCGTCATCGCGGGCCAGGTGCACGGCGGCAAGTCCCCCGTGCGCGCCCACTCCGACCTGTTCTACGCGGACGCGAAGCTGGAGGCGGGAGCGCGCCTGAAGCTCTCCGCCGAGTACGAGGAGCGGGGCCTCTACCTCGTGGAGGGCACGCTGGACGTGGAGGGCACGCGCTTCCAGCCGGGCGAGCTGCTGGTGTTCAAGCCGGGCAGCGAGATTGTCCTCAAGGCGGAGTCCTCCGCGCGGATGATGCTGCTGGGCGGCGAGCCCATGGACGGCCCGCGCTACCTCTTCTGGAACTTCGTGTCGTCCTCCAAGGAGCGCCTGGAGGCCGCCAAGGCGGACTGGAAGGAAGGCAGATTCGCCCCCGTGCCGAAGGAGACGGAGTTCATCCCCCTGCCGCCGGATGATCCGCCCGCGCCCGTGCGCTACCCATAG
- a CDS encoding sensor histidine kinase, whose amino-acid sequence MPSAPIILNVNDDLASRYVTSRVLSLSGFQVLEAGTGGETLALADERTDLVILDVRLPDMSGLEVCRRLKASPRTRNALVLHLSAQAVGPGDRAQGLEHGADAYLVAPVDPEELVAQVHALLRLRRAEREVRVLSDQVQQQRRLLELAMGAAADPIALYDGDGTLIYANQAVAASRGSHHVHIPGRNMDALRAMDPQLEPFAKSLDAARRTGQVQRGRISLSSDTGVRHFEYTMSPATGPTGAVEAVIATGQDTTELRNAEDFREQFIGILGHDLRNPLNALSMSAQQLQRQGELSDRQRVFTERILTSAERMERMIRQLLDFARARLGAGLPVVRSRCDLFDVVRGAVDESRASQPHREVLLDMRGDGRGAWDADRLEQVVTNLVSNALKFSPPESPVRVSAEGLASEAVLRVHNLGAPIPADQLPYVFSAWRRAGRSDRERGATGGLGLGLYITDQLVKAHGGTVQVSSTEAQGTTFTVRLPRG is encoded by the coding sequence ATGCCTTCCGCACCCATCATCCTCAACGTCAACGACGACCTGGCCAGCCGCTACGTCACGTCTCGCGTGCTGTCCCTGTCGGGCTTCCAGGTGCTGGAGGCGGGCACGGGCGGGGAGACGCTGGCGCTCGCGGACGAGCGGACCGACCTGGTCATCCTGGACGTCCGCCTGCCGGACATGAGCGGCCTGGAGGTGTGCCGGCGCCTGAAGGCCTCCCCGCGCACGCGCAACGCGCTGGTGCTGCACCTGTCCGCGCAGGCGGTGGGCCCCGGGGACCGGGCCCAGGGGCTGGAGCACGGCGCGGACGCGTACCTGGTGGCGCCGGTGGACCCGGAGGAGCTGGTGGCCCAGGTGCACGCGCTCCTGCGCCTGCGCCGCGCCGAGCGCGAGGTGCGCGTCCTCTCCGACCAGGTGCAGCAGCAGCGCCGCCTGCTGGAGCTGGCCATGGGGGCGGCGGCGGACCCCATCGCGCTCTATGACGGGGACGGGACGCTCATCTACGCCAACCAGGCGGTGGCCGCGTCGCGCGGCTCGCACCACGTGCACATCCCGGGCAGGAACATGGACGCGCTGCGCGCCATGGATCCGCAGCTGGAGCCGTTCGCGAAGTCGCTGGACGCGGCGCGGCGCACGGGCCAGGTGCAGCGCGGCCGCATCAGCCTGTCCTCGGACACGGGCGTGCGGCACTTCGAGTACACGATGTCGCCCGCCACCGGGCCCACGGGCGCGGTGGAGGCCGTCATCGCCACCGGCCAGGACACCACGGAGCTGCGCAACGCGGAGGACTTCCGCGAGCAGTTCATCGGCATCCTGGGCCACGACCTGCGCAACCCCCTCAACGCGCTGTCCATGTCCGCGCAGCAGCTCCAGCGCCAGGGGGAGCTGTCCGACCGCCAGCGCGTCTTCACCGAGCGCATCCTCACCAGCGCCGAGCGCATGGAGCGGATGATCCGCCAGCTGCTGGACTTCGCCCGGGCGCGGCTGGGCGCGGGGCTGCCGGTGGTGCGCTCGCGCTGTGACCTGTTCGACGTGGTGCGCGGCGCGGTGGACGAGTCGCGCGCCAGCCAGCCCCACCGCGAGGTGTTGCTGGACATGCGCGGCGACGGGCGCGGCGCGTGGGACGCGGACCGGCTGGAGCAGGTGGTGACCAACCTGGTCTCCAACGCGCTCAAGTTCAGCCCGCCGGAGTCGCCCGTGCGCGTGAGCGCGGAGGGCCTGGCGTCCGAGGCCGTGCTGCGAGTGCACAACCTGGGCGCGCCCATTCCAGCGGATCAGCTGCCGTACGTCTTCTCCGCGTGGCGCCGCGCCGGCCGCAGCGACCGGGAGCGCGGTGCGACCGGAGGACTGGGGCTGGGGCTCTACATCACTGACCAGCTCGTGAAGGCCCACGGCGGCACCGTGCAGGTGAGCTCCACGGAAGCCCAGGGGACGACCTTCACGGTGCGGCTGCCGCGAGGCTGA